Proteins found in one Amycolatopsis aidingensis genomic segment:
- a CDS encoding MerR family transcriptional regulator — MAYSIVQVARMAKVTSRTLRHYDEIGLLTPAYVGGNGYRYYEREQLLRLQQIRVLRELGLGLDTIGDILDRQADQLAALRLHHEWLLAERDRFDRLATTVRHTIEKLEGGKDMNAENLYRGFARDSEQAERYAEEAERRWGGTARESHERVKGWSEEKWQAVQQEGAEASARLAELMRDGVPADDPRAIEATDAHYRWICHFWTPDRESYPGLGRLYVDDERFTAGIDETAPGLAAYLNEAIAAYARQRL, encoded by the coding sequence ATGGCTTACTCGATCGTGCAGGTCGCGCGGATGGCCAAGGTGACATCGAGGACGTTGCGGCACTACGACGAGATCGGCCTGCTCACGCCGGCCTATGTCGGCGGCAACGGCTACCGCTACTACGAGCGGGAGCAGTTGCTGCGGCTGCAGCAGATCCGGGTGCTGCGAGAGCTGGGACTCGGGCTGGACACGATCGGGGACATTCTCGACCGGCAGGCCGACCAGCTGGCGGCGCTGCGGTTGCACCACGAGTGGCTGCTGGCCGAGCGGGACCGGTTCGACCGGCTGGCGACGACCGTGCGGCACACCATCGAGAAACTGGAGGGAGGGAAAGACATGAACGCGGAAAACCTGTACCGGGGCTTCGCACGGGACTCCGAGCAGGCCGAACGCTACGCCGAGGAGGCGGAGCGGCGCTGGGGCGGCACGGCGCGCGAGTCGCACGAGCGGGTCAAGGGCTGGTCGGAGGAGAAGTGGCAGGCCGTGCAGCAGGAAGGAGCCGAGGCCTCGGCCAGGCTCGCGGAGCTGATGCGCGACGGTGTGCCTGCCGACGATCCCCGTGCCATCGAGGCCACCGATGCGCACTACCGGTGGATCTGCCACTTCTGGACGCCGGACCGGGAGTCCTACCCCGGCCTCGGCCGGCTGTACGTCGATGACGAGCGGTTCACCGCCGGCATCGACGAGACCGCGCCGGGCCTGGCCGCGTACCTGAACGAGGCGATCGCCGCCTACGCCAGGCAGCGGCTGTAG